In one Papio anubis isolate 15944 chromosome 11, Panubis1.0, whole genome shotgun sequence genomic region, the following are encoded:
- the PI4K2A gene encoding phosphatidylinositol 4-kinase type 2-alpha isoform X2 produces MDETSPLVSPERAQPPDYTFPSGSGAHFPQVPGGAVRVAAAAAGSGPSPPGSPGHDRERQPLLDRARGAAAQGQTQTVAAQAQALAAQAAAAAHAAQAHRERNEFPEDPRFEAVVRQAELAIERCIFPERIYQGSSGSYFVKDPQGRIIAVFKPKNEEPYGHLNPKWTKWLQKLCCPCCFGRDCLVLNQGYLSEAGASLVDQKLELNIVPRTKVVYLASETFNYSAIDRVKSRGKRLALEKVPKVGQRFNRIGLPPKVGSFQLFVEGYKDADYWLRRFEAEPLPENTNRQLLLQFERLVVLDYIIRNTDRGNDNWLIKYDCPMDSSSSRDTDWVVVKEPVIKVAAIDNGLAFPLKHPDSWRAYPFYWAWLPQAKVPFSQEIKDLILPKISDPNFVKDLEEDLYELFKKDPGFDRGQFHKQIAVMRGQQFQAQYCDGRATGTPRTFRCLTRWPVMRREPIKTI; encoded by the exons ATGGACGAGACGAGCCCACTAGTGTCCCCCGAGCGGGCCCAACCCCCGGACTACACCTTCCCGTCGGGCTCGGGTGCTCACTTTCCGCAGGTGCCCGGAGGCGCGGTCCgagtggcggcggcggcggcgggctcGGGCCCCTCTCCTCCGGGCTCGCCGGGCCACGACCGGGAGCGGCAGCCTCTGCTGGATCGGGCCCGGGGCGCGGCGGCCCAGGGCCAGACCCAAACCGTGGCGGCGCAGGCCCAGGCTCTGGCCGCTCAGGCCGCGGCGGCAGCGCACGCCGCTCAGGCCCACCGCGAGCGGAACGAGTTCCCGGAGGATCCCCGGTTCGAGGCGGTGGTGCGGCAGGCCGAGCTGGCCATCGAGCGCTGCATCTTTCCCGAGCGCATCTACCAGGGCTCTAGCGGAAGCTACTTCGTCAAGGACCCTCAGGGG AGGATCATTGCTGTCTTCAAACCCAAGAATGAAGAGCCCTATGGGCATCTTAATCCTAAGTGGACCAAGTGGCTGCAGAAGCTGTGCTGTCCCTGCTGCTTTGGCCGTGACTGCCTTGTCCTCAACCAGGGCTATCTCTCAGAGGCAGGGGCCAGCCTGGTGGACCAAAAACTGGAACTCAACATTGTTCCCCGTACAAAG GTAGTATATCTGGCCAGTGAGACCTTCAACTATAGTGCCATTGACCGAGTGAAGTCCAGGGGCAAGCGGCTTGCGCTAGAGAAAGTGCCAAAAGTGGGACAGCGGTTTAACCGCATCGGGCTACCACCGAAG GTTGGTTCATTCCAGCTCTTTGTTGAAGGCTACAAAGATGCAGACTATTGGCTGCGGCGTTTTGAAGCAGAACCTCTTCCTGAGAACACTAACCGGCAACTACTGCTGCAGTTTGAGCGGTTGGTGGTGCTGGATTACATCATCCGCAACACTG ATCGAGGCAATGACAACTGGCTGATTAAATATGACTGTCCAATGGATAGTTCTAGCTCTCGG GACACAGACTGGGTGGTGGTGAAGGAGCCTGTTATCAAGGTGGCTGCCATAGACAATGGGCTGGCCTTCCCACTGAAGCATCCTGACTCCTGGAGGGCAT ATCCTTTTTACTGGGCTTGGTTGCCCCAGGCGAAAGTCCCATTTTCTCAGGAGATAAAAGATCTGATCCTTCCAAAGATATCGGACCCTAACTTCGTCAAGGACTTGGAAGAGGACCTTTATGAACTCTTCAAG AAAGATCCTGGTTTCGACAGGGGCCAGTTCCATAAGCAGATTGCTGTCATGCGGGGCCAG CAATTCCAGGCTCAGTATTGTGACGGCAGAGCCACAGGGACCCCACGCACATTCCGTTGCCTTACCCGATGGCCTGTGATGCGGAGAGAACCGATTAAAACCATTTGA
- the LOC110744157 gene encoding uncharacterized protein LOC110744157 gives MTQYLNPRHSGFDAQGRTAADCPFLSKAGAKGWAGREVERQNLWICRGPRAVSQSVPCALALGPGEGAPSRVPYRDSCRRTLGQECSPARRRAGKTALALGTDVKEGGASGAALGRRGRWAGPGWTRPLAAAPPLIRFEEASHSAFEASGGGGRRWTRPLPVSRL, from the coding sequence ATGACCCAATATTTGAACCCACGACATTCTGGCTTTGACGCCCAAGGTCGGACTGCAGCAGACTGCCCCTTCCTCTCCAAAGCCGGAGCCAAAGGGTGGGCTGGGAGGGAAGTTGAAAGGCAGAATCTGTGGATCTGCAGAGGGCCACGCGCCGTAAGTCAGTCGGTGCCGTGCGCGCTGGCCTTGGGCCCAGGAGAAGGGGCACCGTCACGTGTACCCTACAGGGACAGCTGCCGCCGCACCCTGGGGCAGGAATGCAGCCCCGCCCGGCGCCGCGCCGGCAAAACCGCGCTGGCCCTGGGGACTGACGTCAAAGAAGGGGGCGCCTCCGGCGCCGCGCTAGGGCGGCGAGGGCGGTGGGCAGGGCCCGGGTGGACACGCCCCCTCGCCGCCGCTCCGCCGCTGATTAGGTTCGAGGAAGCTTCGCACTCTGCTTTCGAGGCCAGCGGAGGCGGGGGGCGGAGATGGACACGCCCCCTCCCTGTCTCCCGCCTATGA
- the PI4K2A gene encoding phosphatidylinositol 4-kinase type 2-alpha isoform X3 yields the protein MDETSPLVSPERAQPPDYTFPSGSGAHFPQVPGGAVRVAAAAAGSGPSPPGSPGHDRERQPLLDRARGAAAQGQTQTVAAQAQALAAQAAAAAHAAQAHRERNEFPEDPRFEAVVRQAELAIERCIFPERIYQGSSGSYFVKDPQGRIIAVFKPKNEEPYGHLNPKWTKWLQKLCCPCCFGRDCLVLNQGYLSEAGASLVDQKLELNIVPRTKVVYLASETFNYSAIDRVKSRGKRLALEKVPKVGQRFNRIGLPPKVGSFQLFVEGYKDADYWLRRFEAEPLPENTNRQLLLQFERLVVLDYIIRNTDRGNDNWLIKYDCPMDSSSSRDTDWVVVKEPVIKVAAIDNGLAFPLKHPDSWRAYPFYWAWLPQAKVPFSQEIKDLILPKISDPNFVKDLEEDLYELFKKDPGFDRGQFHKQIAVMRGQGAT from the exons ATGGACGAGACGAGCCCACTAGTGTCCCCCGAGCGGGCCCAACCCCCGGACTACACCTTCCCGTCGGGCTCGGGTGCTCACTTTCCGCAGGTGCCCGGAGGCGCGGTCCgagtggcggcggcggcggcgggctcGGGCCCCTCTCCTCCGGGCTCGCCGGGCCACGACCGGGAGCGGCAGCCTCTGCTGGATCGGGCCCGGGGCGCGGCGGCCCAGGGCCAGACCCAAACCGTGGCGGCGCAGGCCCAGGCTCTGGCCGCTCAGGCCGCGGCGGCAGCGCACGCCGCTCAGGCCCACCGCGAGCGGAACGAGTTCCCGGAGGATCCCCGGTTCGAGGCGGTGGTGCGGCAGGCCGAGCTGGCCATCGAGCGCTGCATCTTTCCCGAGCGCATCTACCAGGGCTCTAGCGGAAGCTACTTCGTCAAGGACCCTCAGGGG AGGATCATTGCTGTCTTCAAACCCAAGAATGAAGAGCCCTATGGGCATCTTAATCCTAAGTGGACCAAGTGGCTGCAGAAGCTGTGCTGTCCCTGCTGCTTTGGCCGTGACTGCCTTGTCCTCAACCAGGGCTATCTCTCAGAGGCAGGGGCCAGCCTGGTGGACCAAAAACTGGAACTCAACATTGTTCCCCGTACAAAG GTAGTATATCTGGCCAGTGAGACCTTCAACTATAGTGCCATTGACCGAGTGAAGTCCAGGGGCAAGCGGCTTGCGCTAGAGAAAGTGCCAAAAGTGGGACAGCGGTTTAACCGCATCGGGCTACCACCGAAG GTTGGTTCATTCCAGCTCTTTGTTGAAGGCTACAAAGATGCAGACTATTGGCTGCGGCGTTTTGAAGCAGAACCTCTTCCTGAGAACACTAACCGGCAACTACTGCTGCAGTTTGAGCGGTTGGTGGTGCTGGATTACATCATCCGCAACACTG ATCGAGGCAATGACAACTGGCTGATTAAATATGACTGTCCAATGGATAGTTCTAGCTCTCGG GACACAGACTGGGTGGTGGTGAAGGAGCCTGTTATCAAGGTGGCTGCCATAGACAATGGGCTGGCCTTCCCACTGAAGCATCCTGACTCCTGGAGGGCAT ATCCTTTTTACTGGGCTTGGTTGCCCCAGGCGAAAGTCCCATTTTCTCAGGAGATAAAAGATCTGATCCTTCCAAAGATATCGGACCCTAACTTCGTCAAGGACTTGGAAGAGGACCTTTATGAACTCTTCAAG AAAGATCCTGGTTTCGACAGGGGCCAGTTCCATAAGCAGATTGCTGTCATGCGGGGCCAG GGTGCAACCTAG
- the AVPI1 gene encoding arginine vasopressin-induced protein 1 isoform X2, whose amino-acid sequence MGTPASVVSEPPPWQAPIEARGRKQASANIFQDAELLQIQGLFQRSGDQLAEERAQIIWECAGDHRVAEALKRLRRKRPPRQKPLGHSLHHCSRLRILEPHSPLADPQSATETASGEQYLHSRRTSARIRRNWRKPGPTSYLHQIRH is encoded by the exons ATGGGTACCCCAGCCTCGGTGGTCAGTGAGCCACCCCCTTGGCAGGCCCCGATTGAGGCCCGGGGCCGCAAGCAGGCCTCAGCCAACATCTTCCAGGATGCCGAGCTGCTGCAGATCCAAGGCCTGTTTCAACGCAGCGGGGACCAGCTGGCCGAGGAACGGGCACAGATCATCTGGGAATGTGCAGGGGACCACCGTGTGGCTGAGGCCCTCAAGAGGCTGCGCAGGAAGAGGCCCCCAAGGCAGAAACCCCTGGGCCACTCGCTACACCACTGCAGCCGGCTCAG AATCCTGGAGCCCCACTCTCCACTGGCCGACCCACAGAGTGCCACGGAGACAGCCTCCGGTGAGCAGTATCTGCACTCTAGGAGGACAAGTGCCAGGATCCGCCGGAACTGGAGGAAGCCAGGCCCCACAAGCTACCTCCACCAGATCAGACACTGA
- the AVPI1 gene encoding arginine vasopressin-induced protein 1 isoform X1, protein MLCILRASTMGTPASVVSEPPPWQAPIEARGRKQASANIFQDAELLQIQGLFQRSGDQLAEERAQIIWECAGDHRVAEALKRLRRKRPPRQKPLGHSLHHCSRLRILEPHSPLADPQSATETASGEQYLHSRRTSARIRRNWRKPGPTSYLHQIRH, encoded by the exons ATGCTTTGCATCCTCAGAGCATCCACAATGGGTACCCCAGCCTCGGTGGTCAGTGAGCCACCCCCTTGGCAGGCCCCGATTGAGGCCCGGGGCCGCAAGCAGGCCTCAGCCAACATCTTCCAGGATGCCGAGCTGCTGCAGATCCAAGGCCTGTTTCAACGCAGCGGGGACCAGCTGGCCGAGGAACGGGCACAGATCATCTGGGAATGTGCAGGGGACCACCGTGTGGCTGAGGCCCTCAAGAGGCTGCGCAGGAAGAGGCCCCCAAGGCAGAAACCCCTGGGCCACTCGCTACACCACTGCAGCCGGCTCAG AATCCTGGAGCCCCACTCTCCACTGGCCGACCCACAGAGTGCCACGGAGACAGCCTCCGGTGAGCAGTATCTGCACTCTAGGAGGACAAGTGCCAGGATCCGCCGGAACTGGAGGAAGCCAGGCCCCACAAGCTACCTCCACCAGATCAGACACTGA
- the PI4K2A gene encoding phosphatidylinositol 4-kinase type 2-alpha isoform X1, whose protein sequence is MDETSPLVSPERAQPPDYTFPSGSGAHFPQVPGGAVRVAAAAAGSGPSPPGSPGHDRERQPLLDRARGAAAQGQTQTVAAQAQALAAQAAAAAHAAQAHRERNEFPEDPRFEAVVRQAELAIERCIFPERIYQGSSGSYFVKDPQGRIIAVFKPKNEEPYGHLNPKWTKWLQKLCCPCCFGRDCLVLNQGYLSEAGASLVDQKLELNIVPRTKVVYLASETFNYSAIDRVKSRGKRLALEKVPKVGQRFNRIGLPPKVGSFQLFVEGYKDADYWLRRFEAEPLPENTNRQLLLQFERLVVLDYIIRNTDRGNDNWLIKYDCPMDSSSSRDTDWVVVKEPVIKVAAIDNGLAFPLKHPDSWRAYPFYWAWLPQAKVPFSQEIKDLILPKISDPNFVKDLEEDLYELFKKDPGFDRGQFHKQIAVMRGQILNLTQALKDNKSPLHLVQMPPVIVETARSHQRSSSESYTQSFQSRKPFFSWW, encoded by the exons ATGGACGAGACGAGCCCACTAGTGTCCCCCGAGCGGGCCCAACCCCCGGACTACACCTTCCCGTCGGGCTCGGGTGCTCACTTTCCGCAGGTGCCCGGAGGCGCGGTCCgagtggcggcggcggcggcgggctcGGGCCCCTCTCCTCCGGGCTCGCCGGGCCACGACCGGGAGCGGCAGCCTCTGCTGGATCGGGCCCGGGGCGCGGCGGCCCAGGGCCAGACCCAAACCGTGGCGGCGCAGGCCCAGGCTCTGGCCGCTCAGGCCGCGGCGGCAGCGCACGCCGCTCAGGCCCACCGCGAGCGGAACGAGTTCCCGGAGGATCCCCGGTTCGAGGCGGTGGTGCGGCAGGCCGAGCTGGCCATCGAGCGCTGCATCTTTCCCGAGCGCATCTACCAGGGCTCTAGCGGAAGCTACTTCGTCAAGGACCCTCAGGGG AGGATCATTGCTGTCTTCAAACCCAAGAATGAAGAGCCCTATGGGCATCTTAATCCTAAGTGGACCAAGTGGCTGCAGAAGCTGTGCTGTCCCTGCTGCTTTGGCCGTGACTGCCTTGTCCTCAACCAGGGCTATCTCTCAGAGGCAGGGGCCAGCCTGGTGGACCAAAAACTGGAACTCAACATTGTTCCCCGTACAAAG GTAGTATATCTGGCCAGTGAGACCTTCAACTATAGTGCCATTGACCGAGTGAAGTCCAGGGGCAAGCGGCTTGCGCTAGAGAAAGTGCCAAAAGTGGGACAGCGGTTTAACCGCATCGGGCTACCACCGAAG GTTGGTTCATTCCAGCTCTTTGTTGAAGGCTACAAAGATGCAGACTATTGGCTGCGGCGTTTTGAAGCAGAACCTCTTCCTGAGAACACTAACCGGCAACTACTGCTGCAGTTTGAGCGGTTGGTGGTGCTGGATTACATCATCCGCAACACTG ATCGAGGCAATGACAACTGGCTGATTAAATATGACTGTCCAATGGATAGTTCTAGCTCTCGG GACACAGACTGGGTGGTGGTGAAGGAGCCTGTTATCAAGGTGGCTGCCATAGACAATGGGCTGGCCTTCCCACTGAAGCATCCTGACTCCTGGAGGGCAT ATCCTTTTTACTGGGCTTGGTTGCCCCAGGCGAAAGTCCCATTTTCTCAGGAGATAAAAGATCTGATCCTTCCAAAGATATCGGACCCTAACTTCGTCAAGGACTTGGAAGAGGACCTTTATGAACTCTTCAAG AAAGATCCTGGTTTCGACAGGGGCCAGTTCCATAAGCAGATTGCTGTCATGCGGGGCCAG ATCTTAAATCTGACCCAGGCCTTGAAAGACAACAAGAGTCCCCTGCACCTCGTCCAGATGCCGCCTGTGATTGTTGAGACGGCCCGTTCCCACCAGCGGTCTTCTAGCGAGTCCTACACACAGAGCTTTCAGAGCCGGAAGCCCTTCTTTTCATGGTGGTAG